A single Bufo bufo chromosome 6, aBufBuf1.1, whole genome shotgun sequence DNA region contains:
- the LOC121005397 gene encoding uncharacterized protein LOC121005397 isoform X2, translating into MDNHQPVASPDGSSKGSPSETCPSPLYSQDCSEENYNVQWDHQGEDLTHVKLEVKSEEELYVSGDQQGHEEEIPVDIVKGGGSFFSSRRLRSLQHGKERGSSMTTRRPYRRMDMDVGTLISLVHDRPELWDKSASGYSDRNRRDRAWLEICEALYPDWGEYTQDQQGVMEEYARKRWKSVRDRLLKEVKNAEKNGSSPSKRKKMPHYEELLFILPSRGSRTHQGNCQETDSPAESPTEPDEHQQREPASSTSTEPTHKVEVIQEDLSVHSWVATPPSPDIAATSAPTAAAVSKSVAAPAATRTTRPSPSSRTSFSRGRSRRSLRTMERQLEVESEVMSLIRRVDGDDRFDFFGYGLASLCRQMPTHIQDNFMSFVHAAAAVFGSANPLPDLGDLIQTLRWATGLRQQPPVSLPRPRVMSTSTQTDPVNFSAPSPPTTGSQFYNSFYPYPPAPYSNSGTNQNQQQPAASSTSTDFSPPHYTNF; encoded by the exons GGTGAAGATCTCACTCATGTTAAACTGGAAGTTAAATCAGAAGAAGAGCTATATGTGAGTGGTGATCAACAGGGTCACGAGGAAGAGATTCCTGTAGATATTGTCAAAG GGGGTGGAAGCTTCTTCTCCAGCAGACGTTTGAGGTCACTGCAgcatgggaaggagagaggcagcaGCATGACAACCAGGAGGCCTTACCGAAGGATGGACATGGATGTCGGCACCCTGATCTCTTTG gtgcATGACCGTCCCGAGCTTTGGGACAAAAGCGCATCCGGGTATAGTGACCGGAACCGGCGTGACAGAGCCTGGCTCGAAATATGTGAGGCATTGTACCCGGACTGGGGCGAGTACACACAAGACCAGCAGGGGGTTATGG AGGAATACGCACGAAAGAGGTGGAAGAGTGTGCGGGACCGCCTCCTGAAGGAGGTGAAGAATGCAGAAAAAAATGGGTCCTCTCCCTCGAAGCGCAAGAAAATGCCTCACTACGAGGAACTGCTGTTTATCTTGCCCAGCAGGGGATCCCGGAC acACCAAGGCAACTGTCAGGAGACTGATAGTCCAGCAGAGTCCCCTACTGAACCCGATGAGCACCAGCAGAGGGAGCCGGCTTCTTCCACTTCAACTGAGCCAACCCACAAAGTGGAGGTGATACAAGAAGACCTGTCTGTACATTCGTGGGTGGCCACTCCGCCATCACCAGATATAGCGGCCACATCTGCACCAACAGCTGCTGCAGTATCCAAATCTGTTGCTGCACCAGCAGCCACCCGCACCACACGGCCTTCCCCATCTAGCCGCACATCTTTCAGCCGAGGCCGGAGTCGGAGGAGCCTCCGGACAATGGAGAGACAGTTAGAAGTGGAGAGTGAAGTCATGTCCCTTATCCGGAGGGTAGATGGCGATGACCGATTCGACTTCTTCGGATATGGATTGGCATCTCTCTGCCGCCAAATGCCAACTCATATCCAAGATAATTTCATGTCGTTTGTACACGCTGCGGCAGCAGTCTTTGGCTCCGCCAACCCCCTGCCGGACCTTGGGGATCTCATCCAGACCCTCCGGTGGGCAACTGGCTTGAGACAACAACCTCCTGTTTCCCTCCCCAGGCCCAGAGTCATGTCCACCTCTACACAGACAGACCCTGTTAACTTTTctgccccttccccgcccactacTGGTTCCCAGTTTTATAATTCTTTTTATCCTTATCCACCCGCTCCCTATAGCAACAGTGGGACCAACCAAAACCAGCAACAGCCTGCTGCCTCTTCTACCTCCACAGACTTTTCCCCACCCCATTATaccaatttttaa